A single window of Modestobacter italicus DNA harbors:
- a CDS encoding MMPL family transporter — protein sequence MLAREGETMGRLTDWVLAHRRLVVLAWLAVALTGGALAPTTIDRLGFDFSTPGQPAYEANEAITGQFGNGGANDPLLVTVALPEGSTVEGARPELTAAFDRLRQPGWRVATPFDGTPGTEALGAGEDRSAVALVWPPAVEGPAPYAAALPQLEGALSGVTVAGVAPVVTGTTVLAEGGGDERPIIVEIAFGAGGAVIVLVLVFGSLLALVPLLVAAVAITTTFLLVLGLTALTDVSFIVQYLVGLIGLGVAIDYSLLVVMRWREERAAGADDRTAVRTAMTTAGRAVVFSGVTVAVSLLSLVVLPLPFLRTVGFGGLLIPLVSVLVALTLLPVVLFSAGRRLEWPRRRPPSAESRTWHRIGSTVVRHRWVSALLATVVLLVLALPVLGIRLGSPEVSATATGSTPAAAAFRQLTADGLPAGVARPVEVLTADREGAVQELSEVDGVAGVLAPAGETWETGGTGLVDVVLADDPSSTAGRDALTAVRDAAAGLDGARVGGTAAGDADSVRAIYGNAWWVLPLVCLITFALLARALHSVWLPVKALLLNVLSIAAAYGITVWIWQQGHLTEALFGATATGTITFWVPVAAFSFLFGLSMDYEVFILSRIREGHDAGMGTDAATVHGVAYTGRLVTSAALILFLAFVALSTVPVVDVKIFATTLAIGILLDATVVRGVLTPALVAALGRVNWWWPARLARGR from the coding sequence ATGCTCGCTCGCGAGGGGGAGACGATGGGCCGGCTGACCGACTGGGTGCTCGCGCACCGACGCCTGGTGGTGCTGGCCTGGCTGGCCGTGGCGCTCACCGGCGGGGCGCTCGCCCCGACGACGATCGACCGGCTCGGCTTCGACTTCTCCACCCCGGGGCAGCCCGCCTACGAGGCGAACGAGGCGATCACCGGCCAGTTCGGCAACGGCGGGGCCAACGACCCGCTGCTGGTCACCGTCGCCCTGCCCGAGGGCAGCACCGTCGAGGGGGCCCGGCCGGAGCTGACCGCCGCGTTCGACCGGCTCCGCCAGCCGGGCTGGCGGGTGGCCACGCCGTTCGACGGGACGCCGGGTACCGAGGCGCTCGGCGCGGGCGAGGACCGCAGCGCCGTGGCACTGGTCTGGCCGCCGGCGGTCGAGGGCCCGGCGCCCTACGCCGCCGCGCTGCCCCAGCTGGAGGGCGCGCTGTCCGGCGTCACCGTGGCCGGGGTGGCCCCGGTGGTCACCGGGACGACGGTGCTCGCCGAGGGCGGCGGCGACGAGCGGCCGATCATCGTCGAGATCGCCTTCGGCGCCGGCGGGGCGGTGATCGTCCTGGTGCTGGTGTTCGGCTCGCTGCTCGCGCTGGTGCCGCTGCTGGTCGCCGCCGTCGCGATCACCACCACGTTCCTGCTGGTGCTCGGGCTCACCGCGCTCACCGACGTCAGCTTCATCGTGCAGTACCTGGTCGGGCTGATCGGGCTGGGCGTGGCGATCGACTACTCGCTGCTGGTGGTGATGCGCTGGCGGGAGGAGCGCGCCGCGGGCGCCGACGACCGCACCGCCGTCCGGACGGCGATGACCACGGCCGGCCGCGCGGTGGTGTTCAGCGGCGTCACGGTCGCCGTCTCGCTGCTGTCGCTGGTGGTGCTGCCGCTGCCGTTCCTGCGCACGGTCGGGTTCGGCGGGCTGCTCATCCCGCTGGTCAGCGTGCTGGTCGCGCTCACCCTGCTGCCGGTGGTGCTGTTCTCGGCCGGCCGCCGGCTGGAGTGGCCGCGGCGCCGGCCGCCGAGCGCGGAGAGCCGCACCTGGCACCGGATCGGGTCGACCGTCGTCCGGCACCGCTGGGTCTCCGCGCTGCTGGCCACCGTCGTGCTGCTGGTGCTCGCCCTGCCGGTGCTCGGCATCCGGCTGGGCAGCCCGGAGGTGTCGGCCACCGCCACCGGGTCGACCCCGGCCGCGGCCGCGTTCCGGCAGCTCACCGCCGACGGGCTGCCCGCCGGGGTGGCCCGCCCGGTCGAGGTGCTCACCGCCGACCGGGAGGGTGCGGTGCAGGAGCTCTCCGAGGTCGACGGCGTCGCCGGCGTGCTGGCGCCGGCGGGGGAGACCTGGGAGACCGGCGGCACCGGCCTGGTCGACGTCGTGCTCGCCGACGACCCGTCGTCCACCGCCGGCCGGGACGCGCTGACCGCCGTCCGCGACGCCGCCGCCGGCCTGGACGGCGCCCGGGTGGGCGGCACCGCGGCCGGGGACGCCGACTCGGTGCGGGCGATCTACGGCAACGCCTGGTGGGTGCTGCCGCTGGTCTGCCTGATCACCTTCGCGCTGCTGGCCCGGGCACTGCACTCGGTCTGGCTGCCGGTCAAGGCGCTGCTGCTCAACGTCCTCTCGATCGCCGCCGCCTACGGCATCACGGTGTGGATCTGGCAGCAGGGGCACCTGACCGAGGCGCTGTTCGGCGCGACGGCGACCGGCACGATCACCTTCTGGGTGCCGGTCGCGGCCTTCTCGTTCCTGTTCGGGCTGTCGATGGACTACGAGGTGTTCATCCTCAGCCGGATCCGCGAGGGCCACGACGCGGGGATGGGCACCGACGCGGCCACCGTGCACGGCGTGGCGTACACCGGCCGGCTGGTCACCTCGGCGGCGCTGATCCTCTTCCTCGCCTTCGTCGCGCTGTCGACGGTGCCGGTGGTCGACGTGAAGATCTTCGCCACCACCCTGGCCATCGGCATCCTGCTGGACGCCACCGTGGTGCGCGGGGTGCTCACCCCCGCGCTGGTGGCGGCGTTGGGCCGGGTCAACTGGTGGTGGCCCGCCCGGCTCGCTCGCGGGCGCTGA
- a CDS encoding class I adenylate-forming enzyme family protein, whose translation MTATEQTTAPTSWPPGLPRSLHYPPVPVGSVLRAAVRRWGDRTAFVHHDVELSFTELGRRAHAVAAGLAERGVGRGDVVAVHLPNCLQYPAVYYGVLLAGAVFSPTNPLLPPAGLAHQLADTGARALVTWEPVLPVVRAALEGTGVRTVVVTGPQQVPDPQAPVELAGLPGEVSLGDLLLADPADAHRDAALDPVTDLAHLAYTGGTTGVSKGVELPHRAVVTNVLQSACFSSGSVPALDAEGDVTLDQVGSEAEHPTRLGTARLINLTPWFHAMGVIGYLNGQVMAGSTVVVHDRFDPVRYVEDAVRYRVTGIGGAPPVFVALLQVPGIADADLSSVRSFSSGAAPLPVPLIERMRALVPGVVIAEGYGLTEVTMQATGNPSHTSGLRKAGTVGVPLPDTEISIRPLGGGDPLPVGERGEVCIRGPQVMRGYAGRPDATAEAIDADGWFHSGDVGVLDADGFLSIVDRTKDMLLYKGYNVFPRELEELLFALPGVAAAAVVGRPDPEAGELPVAYVVRRGDDAGAALTADSVLAAINDQVTPYKRLRDVVFVDALPVSPAGKVLKRELSARERAGRATTS comes from the coding sequence ATGACCGCGACAGAGCAGACGACGGCACCGACGAGCTGGCCGCCCGGGCTCCCCCGCTCGCTGCACTACCCGCCGGTGCCGGTCGGCTCGGTGCTGCGGGCCGCGGTGCGCCGCTGGGGCGACCGGACGGCGTTCGTGCACCACGACGTGGAGCTGTCCTTCACCGAGCTGGGCCGCCGCGCGCACGCGGTCGCCGCCGGGCTCGCCGAGCGGGGCGTCGGCCGGGGCGACGTCGTCGCGGTGCACCTGCCCAACTGCCTGCAGTACCCGGCGGTCTACTACGGCGTCCTGCTGGCCGGCGCGGTCTTCTCCCCCACCAACCCGCTGCTGCCACCGGCCGGGCTGGCGCACCAGCTCGCCGACACCGGCGCCCGCGCGCTGGTCACCTGGGAGCCGGTGCTGCCGGTGGTGCGGGCCGCGCTGGAGGGCACCGGCGTGCGGACCGTCGTCGTCACCGGGCCGCAGCAGGTGCCCGACCCGCAGGCGCCGGTGGAGCTGGCCGGCCTCCCCGGCGAGGTGTCCCTGGGCGACCTGCTGCTCGCCGACCCGGCCGACGCGCACCGCGACGCCGCGCTCGACCCGGTCACCGACCTGGCGCACCTGGCCTACACCGGCGGCACCACCGGGGTGAGCAAGGGCGTCGAGCTGCCGCACCGGGCGGTGGTCACCAACGTGCTGCAGTCGGCGTGCTTCAGCAGCGGCTCGGTGCCGGCGCTCGACGCCGAGGGCGACGTGACGCTGGACCAGGTGGGCAGCGAGGCGGAGCACCCGACCCGGCTGGGCACCGCGCGGCTGATCAACCTGACCCCGTGGTTCCACGCCATGGGCGTCATCGGCTACCTCAACGGCCAGGTCATGGCCGGCTCCACCGTCGTCGTGCACGACCGCTTCGACCCGGTGCGCTACGTCGAGGACGCCGTCCGGTACCGGGTGACCGGCATCGGCGGCGCCCCGCCGGTGTTCGTCGCGCTGCTGCAGGTGCCCGGCATCGCCGACGCCGACCTGTCCAGCGTGCGCAGCTTCTCCAGCGGCGCGGCCCCGCTGCCGGTGCCGCTGATCGAGCGGATGCGGGCGCTGGTGCCCGGCGTGGTGATCGCCGAGGGGTACGGCCTGACCGAGGTGACGATGCAGGCCACCGGCAACCCCTCGCACACCAGCGGCCTGCGCAAGGCCGGCACGGTCGGCGTCCCGCTGCCGGACACCGAGATCAGCATCCGGCCGCTCGGCGGCGGCGACCCGCTGCCGGTGGGCGAGCGCGGCGAGGTGTGCATCCGCGGCCCGCAGGTGATGCGCGGCTACGCCGGCCGGCCGGACGCGACCGCGGAGGCGATCGACGCCGACGGCTGGTTCCACAGCGGCGACGTCGGGGTGCTGGACGCCGACGGCTTCCTGTCGATCGTCGACCGGACCAAGGACATGCTGCTCTACAAGGGCTACAACGTGTTCCCCCGCGAGCTGGAGGAGCTGCTGTTCGCCCTGCCGGGCGTCGCTGCCGCCGCGGTCGTCGGCCGCCCCGACCCGGAGGCCGGCGAGCTGCCGGTGGCCTACGTCGTGCGCCGGGGTGACGACGCCGGTGCCGCGCTGACCGCGGACAGCGTGCTGGCCGCGATCAACGACCAGGTGACCCCGTACAAGCGGCTGCGCGACGTCGTCTTCGTCGACGCGCTGCCGGTGTCCCCGGCCGGCAAGGTGCTCAAGCGCGAGCTCAGCGCCCGCGAGCGAGCCGGGCGGGCCACCACCAGTTGA
- a CDS encoding patatin-like phospholipase family protein, with translation MSEQRTALVLGGGGITGIAWEIGVLAGLAEAGVDLGTADLVVGTSAGSVVGAQLRSGVDLPALYERQVEPAGAERVARLGRSTLARYGVAMLLARRDDAAFRRRVGAVARSAADSGRTPTEAERRDAIASRLPDPGWPDRPLVVTAVDAESGEFTTFTRESGVELVAAVGASCAVPGVYPPVTIAGRRYMDGGMRSPANADLAAAYDRIVVIAPLPRGVGPLTSVDAQVTGLVSRVAVVSPDQASLSAIGKNVLDPAAREPSARAGRAQAAAVTARVAEVWQG, from the coding sequence ATGAGCGAGCAGCGCACGGCCCTGGTCCTGGGTGGCGGCGGCATCACCGGCATCGCCTGGGAGATCGGCGTCCTGGCCGGGCTGGCCGAGGCCGGGGTCGACCTGGGCACCGCCGACCTGGTGGTCGGCACCTCGGCCGGCTCGGTCGTCGGCGCCCAGCTGCGCAGCGGGGTGGACCTGCCCGCGCTCTACGAGCGGCAGGTCGAGCCGGCCGGCGCCGAGCGGGTGGCCCGGCTCGGCCGCAGCACCCTCGCCCGGTACGGCGTGGCGATGCTGCTGGCCCGCCGCGACGACGCCGCCTTCCGCCGCCGGGTCGGCGCGGTCGCCCGCTCCGCCGCCGACAGCGGGCGCACGCCGACCGAGGCCGAGCGCCGGGACGCGATCGCCTCCCGGCTGCCGGACCCGGGGTGGCCGGACCGGCCGCTGGTGGTCACCGCGGTCGACGCCGAGAGCGGGGAGTTCACCACCTTCACCCGGGAGTCCGGCGTGGAGCTGGTGGCCGCGGTCGGTGCCAGCTGCGCCGTCCCCGGCGTGTACCCACCGGTCACCATCGCCGGGCGCCGCTACATGGACGGCGGGATGCGGTCCCCGGCCAACGCCGACCTGGCCGCCGCCTACGACCGGATCGTGGTGATCGCGCCGCTGCCGCGCGGGGTCGGCCCGCTGACCAGCGTCGACGCGCAGGTGACCGGGCTGGTCAGCCGGGTGGCGGTGGTCAGCCCGGACCAGGCCAGCCTGTCCGCGATCGGGAAGAACGTGCTGGACCCGGCGGCGCGCGAGCCCTCCGCCCGGGCCGGCCGGGCCCAGGCGGCCGCCGTGACCGCCCGGGTCGCCGAGGTCTGGCAGGGCTGA
- a CDS encoding crotonase/enoyl-CoA hydratase family protein, which translates to MTGPVLTEVADGVGVLTLNRPEAKNAVDLATTEALAAALDEFDARDDVAVLVLTGAGGTFCAGMDLKAFARGERPRIEGRGFAGLTEAPPAKPLIAAVEGWALAGGCELALSADLVVAARDARFGIPEVKRGLFAAGGGVLRLAKALPYQRAMEMALTGDPLPAEEAHRFGLVNVLTEPGGALAGARELAARITVNGPLAVRASKQLVAGSVGWTDRAALDAQQELADRVFASADALEGARAFAEKRAPVWRGV; encoded by the coding sequence ATGACAGGACCGGTGCTGACCGAGGTGGCCGACGGGGTCGGGGTGCTGACCCTCAACCGGCCGGAGGCGAAGAACGCCGTCGACCTGGCGACCACCGAGGCGCTGGCCGCCGCGCTGGACGAGTTCGACGCGCGCGACGACGTCGCCGTCCTGGTGCTCACCGGCGCCGGGGGCACGTTCTGCGCCGGGATGGACCTCAAGGCCTTCGCCCGCGGCGAGCGGCCGCGGATCGAGGGCCGCGGGTTCGCCGGGCTCACCGAGGCGCCGCCGGCCAAGCCGCTGATCGCCGCCGTCGAGGGCTGGGCGCTGGCCGGCGGCTGCGAGCTGGCGCTGTCCGCCGACCTGGTCGTCGCCGCCCGGGACGCCCGGTTCGGCATCCCGGAGGTCAAGCGCGGCCTGTTCGCCGCCGGCGGCGGGGTGCTACGGCTGGCCAAGGCGCTGCCCTACCAGCGCGCGATGGAGATGGCGCTCACCGGCGACCCGCTGCCGGCCGAGGAGGCGCACCGGTTCGGCCTGGTCAACGTGCTCACCGAGCCCGGCGGCGCGCTGGCCGGCGCCCGGGAGCTGGCCGCCCGGATCACCGTGAACGGGCCGCTGGCGGTGCGGGCCAGCAAGCAGCTCGTCGCCGGGTCGGTCGGCTGGACCGACCGCGCGGCCCTCGACGCGCAGCAGGAGCTCGCCGACCGCGTCTTCGCCTCCGCCGACGCCCTCGAGGGTGCCCGGGCCTTCGCCGAGAAGCGCGCCCCGGTCTGGCGCGGCGTCTGA
- a CDS encoding endonuclease domain-containing protein, with amino-acid sequence MPPVRRPEQLCGRVFRGSTAVRRGWLTANQLRGPGWERLFPDVYADSRLEVTHALRTRAAARLLLPHAVVSGGSAAVLWGLDDLAGPADDVEVTVAPGTPRGAAPGLVVRRRALPDRCVRPVDGVRATAPGTTAVELAARLPLDDGVVLLDRFVAAKLSTLTTLRMEAAELTGRGCRRARQAAALADGLAASPQETRLRLLLHRSALPRPVAQHRVRRDGRFVARLDFAWPERRVALEYEGAWHTTRIPEDRRRIEALQAAGWRVLFVTAADLRAPAGLLARIAAALAG; translated from the coding sequence GTGCCCCCGGTCCGTCGTCCCGAGCAGCTCTGCGGCCGGGTGTTCCGCGGCAGCACCGCCGTCCGCCGGGGCTGGCTGACCGCGAACCAGCTGCGCGGCCCCGGCTGGGAGCGGCTGTTCCCCGACGTCTACGCCGATTCGCGCCTCGAGGTCACGCACGCGCTGCGCACCCGCGCCGCGGCCCGGCTGCTGCTGCCGCACGCGGTGGTCTCCGGGGGCAGCGCGGCCGTGCTCTGGGGGCTCGACGACCTGGCCGGCCCGGCCGACGACGTGGAGGTGACCGTCGCCCCCGGGACCCCGCGAGGTGCGGCGCCCGGACTGGTGGTGCGTCGACGGGCACTGCCCGATCGCTGCGTCCGGCCCGTCGACGGCGTGCGGGCCACCGCACCCGGGACGACGGCGGTCGAGCTGGCCGCCCGGCTCCCCCTCGACGACGGCGTCGTCCTTCTGGACCGCTTCGTGGCGGCCAAGCTGAGCACGCTGACCACGCTGCGGATGGAGGCGGCCGAGCTCACCGGGCGCGGCTGCCGCCGCGCGCGACAGGCCGCCGCCCTCGCCGACGGGCTGGCCGCGTCACCCCAGGAGACCCGGCTGCGGCTGCTGCTGCACCGATCGGCCCTGCCGCGCCCGGTGGCCCAGCACCGGGTCCGGCGGGACGGGCGGTTCGTCGCCCGGCTGGACTTCGCCTGGCCGGAGCGGCGGGTGGCGCTCGAGTACGAGGGCGCCTGGCACACCACGCGCATCCCGGAGGACCGCCGGCGGATCGAGGCGCTGCAGGCAGCCGGCTGGCGGGTGCTCTTCGTGACCGCCGCCGACCTGCGCGCGCCGGCCGGACTGCTCGCCCGGATCGCCGCCGCGCTCGCCGGGTGA
- a CDS encoding glycerophosphodiester phosphodiesterase, with protein sequence MHTVLRPRAAATVLVLLLSLLVPGSLVATASASTGSGGQDEERLLVIGHRGASGYRPEHTLASYALAARMGADYIECDVVSTSDGELVCRHENEISGTTDVADHPEFADRRTTKTVDGVELTGWFTEDFTLAELETLRAVERLPEIRQENTLYDGLFKVPTVDEYLELRAQLSEELDREVGAYIETKHPTYFASVGLPLEGALLTDLREAGLTRRGDPVFLQSFETTNLRVLDAAGVQLPLVQLLGATGAPADLVAAGDPRTYADLSTAAGLAWVAGYADGVGPDKTQVIPTAPDGTLGEPTSFVPDAHAVGLLVHPYTFRNENTFLPPALQRGTDPADYGDAITEQLRFWEAGVDGLFTDNPDTGVLTRDLFLTDDADVAA encoded by the coding sequence GTGCACACCGTCCTCCGGCCGCGCGCGGCCGCCACCGTCCTGGTCCTGCTGCTGTCGCTGCTCGTGCCGGGGTCGCTGGTCGCGACCGCCTCGGCGTCCACCGGGTCCGGTGGGCAGGACGAGGAGCGGCTGCTGGTGATCGGCCACCGGGGGGCCTCCGGCTACCGCCCCGAGCACACCCTTGCCTCCTACGCGCTGGCCGCGCGGATGGGCGCGGACTACATCGAGTGCGACGTGGTGAGCACCTCCGACGGCGAGCTGGTGTGCCGGCACGAGAACGAGATCTCCGGGACGACCGACGTCGCCGACCACCCGGAGTTCGCCGACCGGCGGACCACCAAGACCGTGGACGGCGTCGAGCTGACCGGCTGGTTCACCGAGGACTTCACGCTCGCCGAGCTGGAGACGCTGCGCGCGGTCGAGCGGCTGCCCGAGATCAGGCAGGAGAACACCCTCTACGACGGGTTGTTCAAGGTCCCCACGGTCGACGAGTACCTGGAGCTCCGGGCGCAGCTCAGCGAGGAGCTGGACCGGGAGGTCGGGGCCTACATCGAGACCAAGCACCCCACCTACTTCGCCTCCGTGGGCCTGCCGCTCGAGGGGGCGCTGCTGACCGACCTGCGGGAGGCCGGCCTGACCCGCCGCGGCGACCCGGTGTTCCTGCAGTCGTTCGAGACGACGAACCTGCGGGTGCTGGACGCCGCCGGGGTCCAGCTGCCGCTGGTCCAGCTGCTCGGCGCCACCGGTGCGCCGGCCGACCTGGTCGCCGCCGGTGATCCGCGCACCTACGCCGACCTGTCCACCGCGGCCGGGCTGGCCTGGGTGGCCGGCTACGCCGACGGCGTCGGCCCGGACAAGACCCAGGTGATCCCCACCGCCCCCGACGGGACGCTGGGGGAGCCGACGTCCTTCGTGCCGGACGCGCACGCGGTCGGGCTGCTCGTGCACCCCTACACGTTCCGCAACGAGAACACCTTCCTCCCGCCGGCGCTGCAGCGCGGGACCGACCCGGCCGACTACGGCGACGCGATCACCGAGCAGCTGCGCTTCTGGGAGGCCGGCGTCGACGGGCTGTTCACCGACAACCCGGACACCGGGGTGCTCACCCGCGACCTGTTCCTGACCGACGACGCGGACGTCGCCGCCTGA
- a CDS encoding MarR family winged helix-turn-helix transcriptional regulator → MSSDACPGPLGGAAPRSSSGAHDGPTRWLDAEEQRAWRAAMYSWMLLDDRLDRELTRETGISHAYYEILVQLSETEGRSLRMSELADRCLSSRSRLSHAVSRLEERGWVRRQVCAEDGRGQLAVLTDEGFAALEAAAPVHVQSVRTHLFDQLSPAQVTAMRDIGETLLQHLADAG, encoded by the coding sequence ATGAGCAGTGACGCGTGTCCCGGACCCCTGGGTGGCGCCGCCCCGCGGTCCTCGTCGGGAGCGCACGACGGGCCGACCCGGTGGCTGGACGCCGAGGAGCAGCGCGCCTGGCGCGCTGCCATGTACAGCTGGATGCTCCTGGACGACCGGCTGGACCGCGAGCTGACCCGGGAGACCGGCATCTCGCACGCCTACTACGAGATCCTGGTCCAGCTGTCGGAGACCGAGGGTCGCTCGCTGCGGATGAGCGAGCTCGCCGACCGGTGCCTGTCCTCCCGCAGCCGGCTCTCGCACGCGGTGTCCCGGCTGGAGGAACGCGGCTGGGTGCGTCGCCAGGTCTGCGCCGAGGACGGCCGCGGCCAGCTCGCCGTCCTCACCGACGAGGGCTTCGCCGCGCTCGAGGCGGCCGCGCCGGTGCACGTGCAGAGCGTCCGCACCCACCTGTTCGACCAGCTGAGCCCGGCGCAGGTCACGGCGATGCGGGACATCGGCGAGACCCTGCTGCAGCACCTCGCCGACGCCGGCTGA
- a CDS encoding YceI family protein, which produces MTSTTTQIPGYVVGTWDIDASHSTVGFSVRHMMVSKVRGYFREFSGEIVTAADPAQSTVHATIDMDSIDTRQEQRDAHIKSADFFDVGNHTVMEFRSTAVRTHGEDWVVEGNLTIKGITKPVTLALELNGFGPDAYGGTRAGFSGKTDISRKEFGVDIDMPMDGGGVVVGDKISVELEIEAVLRAA; this is translated from the coding sequence ATGACCAGCACCACCACCCAGATCCCCGGCTACGTCGTCGGCACGTGGGACATCGACGCCTCGCACTCGACCGTGGGCTTCTCGGTCCGGCACATGATGGTCAGCAAGGTCCGCGGCTACTTCCGCGAGTTCTCCGGCGAGATCGTCACCGCCGCCGACCCGGCGCAGTCGACCGTGCACGCCACCATCGACATGGACTCGATCGACACCCGGCAGGAGCAGCGGGACGCGCACATCAAGTCCGCTGACTTCTTCGACGTCGGCAACCACACCGTCATGGAGTTCCGCTCGACCGCCGTGCGCACCCACGGCGAGGACTGGGTCGTCGAGGGCAACCTGACGATCAAGGGCATCACCAAGCCCGTCACCCTGGCCCTGGAGCTCAACGGCTTCGGTCCGGACGCCTACGGCGGCACGCGCGCCGGCTTCTCCGGCAAGACCGACATCTCCCGCAAGGAGTTCGGCGTGGACATCGACATGCCGATGGACGGCGGCGGCGTCGTCGTCGGCGACAAGATCTCCGTCGAGCTCGAGATCGAGGCCGTGCTCCGCGCCGCCTAG
- a CDS encoding putative bifunctional diguanylate cyclase/phosphodiesterase, with protein MTQPDDRPPWVADGAWRARVTDALGSISEAVYVLDPGDRFTWLNAAAERLLERPATELVGRVIWAEFSDLPGSALQRSLEAARSTRETQHLEFFYDFLDRWFEVRSYPVLDDLVVFFRDVHERRTLDEERAAESSLIRAVLNALPSRTAILDGDGTILTTNAAWAAGTAAAGRPVASRAGANYLDACRVAAANGDPYFRAAVEGLEQVLARQAPSYSLDYAATPAGDRARETTWWHLQVFPVDDGPRVVVTHTDITDRVTAEQRAAWQARHDHLTALPNRAALDEAIAGALADDEGGRVTVLYMDVDGFKQVNDSLGHAAGDLLLRELAARLSHRTRPTDVVGRLGGDEFVVVARDCDASGGEALARRFRSVFDDPFEVAGTRLPLTVSIGIATSDPAPTRPDELLRDADAAMYAAKAKGRNQHLVFTPALRTTLQDRWQITSRLRDAAALDQLVVHWQPVVHLATGDVRGCEALLRWQHPQRGLVGPEDFIPIAEEDGLIVPVTRWLLETTLTQAVTWAEAGLDLVVAVNVSAVHLSTGTLVDDVLGAVARTGVPPRRLVLELTETALARDSDRAAEQFAALRSQGVRLAIDDFGSGYSSLSSVASLPADVLKVDRTLVAGPLPARSATPDAVLAAVTALGRALDMRVLAEGIETPEQLARVRAVGCEYGQGHHLAPPLPADRFAALLAEGRRQTGHQRLPPR; from the coding sequence ATGACCCAGCCCGACGACCGGCCGCCCTGGGTGGCCGACGGGGCGTGGCGCGCGCGGGTGACCGACGCGCTTGGCTCGATCAGCGAGGCGGTCTACGTCCTCGACCCCGGCGACCGGTTCACCTGGCTCAACGCCGCCGCCGAGCGGCTCCTCGAGCGGCCGGCGACCGAACTGGTGGGCCGGGTGATCTGGGCGGAGTTCTCCGACCTGCCGGGGAGCGCGCTGCAGCGGTCGCTCGAGGCGGCGCGGTCCACCCGGGAGACCCAGCACCTGGAGTTCTTCTACGACTTCCTCGACCGGTGGTTCGAGGTCCGCAGCTACCCGGTGCTCGACGACCTCGTCGTCTTCTTCCGCGACGTGCACGAGCGGCGCACCCTGGACGAGGAGCGGGCCGCGGAGTCCTCGCTGATCCGCGCGGTGCTCAACGCGCTGCCCTCCCGCACCGCCATCCTCGACGGCGACGGCACCATCCTCACCACCAACGCGGCCTGGGCGGCCGGCACCGCGGCCGCCGGACGGCCGGTGGCCAGCCGGGCCGGCGCGAACTACCTCGACGCCTGCCGGGTCGCCGCCGCCAACGGCGACCCGTACTTCCGGGCCGCCGTGGAGGGGCTGGAGCAGGTGCTCGCCCGGCAGGCGCCGTCGTACTCGCTGGACTACGCCGCCACCCCGGCCGGCGACCGGGCCCGGGAGACGACCTGGTGGCACCTGCAGGTGTTCCCGGTCGACGACGGGCCGCGCGTCGTGGTCACCCACACCGACATCACCGACCGGGTCACCGCCGAGCAGCGGGCGGCCTGGCAGGCCCGGCACGACCACCTCACCGCCCTGCCCAACCGCGCGGCCCTGGACGAGGCGATCGCCGGCGCGCTGGCCGACGACGAGGGCGGCCGGGTGACCGTGCTCTACATGGACGTCGACGGCTTCAAGCAGGTCAACGACTCCCTGGGGCACGCCGCGGGTGACCTGCTGCTGCGCGAGCTCGCCGCCCGGCTGTCGCACCGCACCCGGCCCACCGACGTGGTCGGCCGGCTCGGCGGGGACGAGTTCGTCGTCGTCGCCCGGGACTGCGACGCCTCCGGCGGCGAGGCGCTGGCCCGCCGGTTCCGGTCGGTCTTCGACGACCCGTTCGAGGTGGCCGGCACCCGGCTGCCGCTGACGGTCAGCATCGGCATCGCCACCTCCGACCCCGCGCCCACCCGCCCCGACGAGCTGCTCCGCGACGCCGACGCGGCGATGTACGCGGCGAAGGCCAAGGGGCGCAACCAGCACCTGGTCTTCACCCCGGCCCTGCGCACGACGCTGCAGGACCGGTGGCAGATCACCAGCCGGTTGCGCGACGCCGCCGCGCTGGACCAGCTGGTGGTGCACTGGCAGCCGGTGGTGCACCTGGCCACCGGCGACGTCCGGGGGTGCGAGGCGCTGCTGCGGTGGCAGCACCCGCAGCGGGGGCTGGTCGGGCCCGAGGACTTCATCCCGATCGCCGAGGAGGACGGGCTGATCGTGCCGGTCACCCGGTGGCTGCTGGAGACCACGCTCACCCAGGCGGTGACGTGGGCCGAGGCGGGCCTGGACCTGGTCGTCGCGGTGAACGTCAGCGCGGTGCACCTGTCGACCGGCACGCTCGTCGACGACGTCCTGGGGGCGGTCGCGCGCACCGGCGTCCCGCCCCGGCGGCTGGTGCTGGAGCTGACCGAGACCGCGCTCGCCCGGGACTCCGACCGCGCCGCGGAGCAGTTCGCGGCGCTCCGCTCGCAGGGGGTGCGGCTGGCGATCGACGACTTCGGCAGCGGCTACAGCTCGCTGTCGTCGGTGGCCTCGCTGCCGGCCGACGTGCTGAAGGTCGACCGCACCCTGGTGGCCGGGCCGCTGCCGGCGCGCTCGGCCACGCCGGACGCCGTGCTCGCCGCGGTCACCGCGCTCGGGAGGGCCCTGGACATGCGGGTGCTCGCCGAGGGCATCGAGACGCCGGAGCAGCTGGCCCGGGTGCGCGCCGTGGGCTGCGAGTACGGGCAGGGGCACCACCTCGCCCCACCGCTGCCGGCCGACCGCTTCGCCGCCCTGCTCGCCGAGGGCCGGCGGCAGACCGGCCACCAGCGGCTCCCCCCGCGCTGA